The following are from one region of the Staphylococcus schleiferi genome:
- the pbp4 gene encoding penicillin-binding protein PBP4 has product MKKLILSIVAVFFATTIITPFARAYTPSPVELAQQSGYPVTLPFQPEGGINISQTGQILYDYNSQKEWYPASMTKLMTMYLTLQAVKEKKLSLNDTVKITPEHYRMSTLPELSNTKLYPGETYTIAELLQITVSASSNAAALILANQVSDNTSDFVDKMNQTAKSLGMNHTHYVNPTGAENRLLLEFVPKRYQNESSSISTAHDYAILAQHTVQDTPKILHFTKQIAPTQHGVTYYTFNDLLEGGNMSLEGTDGLKTGSSDIADYNNSLTTKRGKFRIFHIIMGAGDYKHLGGEKQRNMMSASAINYSFALYDYKKVLSKGKHKIDGKTYYVTKDLYDVVPKNLKKPYHFVIDDNHVHLDYDRKFITKHDGPPKVEVENPFIYESKSVVILSWQTHPWMTILAFGVIVVFLSIVFYSLMSRFRRK; this is encoded by the coding sequence ATGAAAAAATTAATACTATCTATCGTGGCTGTATTCTTCGCTACCACAATTATAACACCTTTCGCGCGTGCATATACACCTTCACCTGTTGAACTTGCTCAACAAAGTGGTTATCCGGTAACTTTGCCGTTCCAACCTGAAGGTGGCATCAATATCAGTCAAACTGGCCAAATTTTATACGACTATAATAGTCAAAAAGAATGGTATCCAGCCTCAATGACAAAACTTATGACAATGTATTTAACACTTCAAGCGGTAAAAGAGAAAAAATTATCATTAAATGACACAGTTAAAATCACACCTGAGCATTATAGAATGTCAACACTACCGGAATTAAGTAATACAAAGCTTTATCCGGGTGAGACTTATACAATAGCAGAGTTACTTCAAATTACTGTTTCTGCTTCAAGTAATGCGGCTGCACTTATTTTGGCTAATCAAGTTTCTGACAATACATCTGATTTTGTAGATAAAATGAACCAGACTGCAAAATCTTTAGGTATGAATCACACGCATTACGTGAATCCAACTGGTGCAGAAAATCGACTGCTATTAGAATTTGTTCCTAAAAGATACCAAAATGAGTCTTCCTCTATTTCAACAGCCCATGATTACGCCATTTTAGCGCAACATACCGTTCAAGATACACCTAAAATTTTACATTTCACTAAACAAATCGCACCTACACAACACGGTGTAACCTATTACACTTTTAATGATTTACTAGAAGGTGGCAATATGAGCTTAGAAGGCACAGATGGCTTAAAAACAGGTTCTAGTGATATTGCAGATTACAATAATTCCTTAACGACAAAACGTGGAAAATTCCGTATATTTCACATCATTATGGGAGCTGGCGATTATAAACACCTCGGTGGCGAAAAACAACGGAATATGATGAGCGCGAGCGCGATTAATTATAGTTTTGCATTATATGACTATAAAAAAGTCCTCTCTAAAGGGAAGCATAAAATCGATGGTAAAACGTATTACGTCACAAAAGATTTATATGACGTCGTTCCTAAAAACCTAAAAAAACCTTATCATTTTGTGATTGATGATAACCATGTTCATCTTGATTATGATCGTAAATTCATCACAAAACATGATGGACCACCTAAAGTAGAAGTAGAAAACCCATTTATCTATGAATCTAAATCTGTCGTCATTTTAAGTTGGCAAACACATCCATGGATGACGATCCTCGCTTTCGGTGTTATTGTCGTCTTTCTATCTATCGTATTTTACAGTCTTATGAGCCGATTCCGTCGTAAATAA
- the tagD gene encoding glycerol-3-phosphate cytidylyltransferase — protein sequence MKRVITYGTYDLLHYGHIELLRRAREMGDYLIVALSSDEFNRIKNKKSYYNFEQRKMMLESIRYVDLVIPENDWGQKETDVEKYEIDTFVMGHDWEGEFDFLKDKCEVIYLKRTEGISTTQIKKELYGKDAK from the coding sequence ATGAAGCGTGTCATTACATATGGAACATACGATCTTTTACACTATGGACATATTGAATTACTACGACGTGCTCGTGAAATGGGAGATTATTTAATTGTTGCGCTCTCAAGTGATGAATTCAATCGAATCAAAAATAAAAAGTCATATTACAATTTTGAACAACGTAAAATGATGTTAGAATCGATTCGTTATGTAGATCTTGTGATTCCTGAAAATGATTGGGGTCAAAAAGAAACTGACGTAGAAAAGTATGAAATTGATACTTTCGTAATGGGTCATGACTGGGAAGGCGAATTTGATTTCTTAAAAGACAAATGTGAAGTGATTTATTTAAAACGTACAGAAGGCATTTCTACAACTCAAATTAAGAAAGAGTTGTATGGTAAAGATGCAAAATAG
- the tarB gene encoding teichoic acid glycerol-phosphate primase TarB codes for MMRYYIKMFYIYIIKFLSRLYSHLRVDANHIVFLMTFKEDELPIIYQLSENGFRVTVFAKKKDFSFLENRQNITYHPLKFSSILKQLSALATAKIIFIDTYYLLMAGLNKKSGQTVIQTWHAAGALKKFGLEDRSVDLNNHKLVEQYRAVYQATDKYLVGGQQMSHCFEKAFEAEYEQLIGFGSPRLTTYRQLDIEAHKQKLKQELGIENKVAVYLPTYREQGQNNRTIDKVTFETTVPGYTLLSKYHPTVPAAVNNTKVCTLDLIVMADLIITDYSSLAIEASIIDTPALFYVYDEAEYDEIRGLNEYYQAIPQDYKVYNEHDLYARIRKGNLKPLFEKWHQFNTRESLNQVVNYVEKLVRI; via the coding sequence ATGATGCGATATTATATTAAAATGTTTTATATTTATATTATTAAATTTTTAAGTCGTTTATACAGTCATTTACGTGTGGATGCGAACCATATTGTTTTTTTAATGACTTTTAAAGAAGATGAATTGCCCATTATCTATCAATTAAGTGAAAATGGTTTTCGCGTTACTGTTTTTGCGAAAAAGAAGGATTTCAGTTTTTTAGAGAATCGACAAAATATTACTTATCACCCACTTAAATTTTCTTCCATTTTGAAACAGTTGTCAGCGCTAGCAACCGCTAAGATTATCTTTATTGATACGTATTATTTATTAATGGCAGGATTAAATAAAAAGAGTGGACAGACAGTCATTCAAACTTGGCATGCGGCAGGTGCGCTTAAAAAGTTTGGTTTAGAAGATCGCTCAGTAGATTTAAACAATCACAAATTAGTCGAACAGTATCGTGCTGTCTATCAAGCAACAGATAAATATCTCGTAGGCGGCCAACAAATGTCACACTGTTTTGAAAAAGCTTTTGAAGCGGAATACGAGCAGTTGATTGGGTTTGGGAGTCCGCGCTTGACCACATATCGACAATTAGATATAGAAGCACACAAGCAAAAGTTAAAGCAGGAGCTCGGAATCGAAAATAAAGTTGCTGTTTATTTACCAACCTATAGAGAGCAAGGTCAAAATAATCGCACTATCGATAAAGTGACTTTTGAAACGACTGTACCGGGATATACTTTATTGAGTAAGTATCATCCTACAGTTCCTGCTGCAGTGAACAACACAAAAGTATGCACACTTGATCTGATTGTTATGGCAGATTTAATCATTACAGATTATAGCTCACTTGCGATAGAAGCGAGTATTATTGATACGCCTGCACTCTTTTATGTCTATGATGAGGCTGAATATGATGAGATCAGAGGTCTCAATGAATATTATCAAGCCATTCCACAAGATTACAAAGTTTATAATGAGCATGACTTATATGCCCGTATTAGAAAAGGAAACTTAAAACCACTATTTGAAAAGTGGCACCAATTTAATACGAGAGAGAGTCTCAATCAGGTGGTTAATTATGTAGAAAAACTCGTGAGGATTTAA